The Oculatellaceae cyanobacterium genome segment AATTTGGTAACCTTGCCAGTTCCAAATTAGTTTTTCAAAGTTGCTTGTTTTTGCTAGCTGTTCAGTAGTCATACCGTTTTGAGATTTTAAATATGGGTACTGTACAATTGAAAAATTCAAGTATTTTTAATTTAATGTATTTAGCATAATAAAAGAAAAATAGAATCACTTTTTGGTATTATTAAAATTAGGAAAATATGTGTTTGTATAGTCAAGTTCTCGTGCATGAGAGAAAATGTCTTAGGGAACATTTCCAACAAATCAAGGTCTTTACTAACTATTTAGCCTCGGTGCCAGATGACAGCTATGAACCGCAGTTACTTTGCTTTAGTGGGTAGCGTTGCTTTAGCTACTGCCAGTGTTGCTACCAACACTAATGATCCTGCGATCGCTGGTATTTCGCCTCAGATCAAAAATCCTGCAAATGTGCCAGTTGAGCCTGATAGCAGCAAACTGAAACAAAATAATGGTGTAGAGGCACTGCCTTTAGTAATCAATGCAGTGATCAAAGATGCTGTCCAACGGACAGGAATGCCAAATTCTCAACTCAGTGTAGTTGAAGTAAAACAACAAACTTGGTCAGATGGCTGTTTAGGTTTGGCGGAGGCTGGAGGTTTCTGCACTCAAGCGATGGTTCCAGGTTGGTCTGTCACGGTAACTAATGGCGAAAGTCGCTGGCTGTATCGCACTAACTTATCTGGTACTGTGGTCAAGTGGGATGCCGCAGCAAGCTCTATTAAAACTGCGCGTGTCAATCCTCCAGTCAATACTCCACCAGCTAGGAACACACAACCTGCGCCACTTCGTCCGATCCAACTACCCGATCAAGTTACTCGTCAAACTACTCCGCCAAATCCGCAAGTAAGACCCACACCAGCACCGACACCGATAGTTACTCGTCGGACTGAAACACCTACTCCACCAGCTACAAGTCGGGTTACTCAACCAGTAGTCACCAATCCTCGCACCCAACCTAGCACTCAACCTCAAACCGTATCTTCTCCAGGAAATTTCAGTTTGGCAATCAGACAACCATCAGGCAGATCTCCTGGTGTAATTGCGAGGGTTTCTTTGAAATCTAAAAAAGGTCAAACTTATGCTCAAGAGCAGTTGGTTGGAGATTTCAGATACAAGATCAACAAACGAGCAAATTTTGGGGGAGGAGTAAAAGCAGGCGATCGCATTGCGGTACGCTTATACAATCTCCAAAATAAGCTAATTGGTTACAGCGAGTTTGAAGTCTTGCCTGAAAAAGCAGCAGTTAACTTAGTTGTTTCTAATTTCCCTGAGCAATTTCCCATAGTTCGTACTGTCTATGGCGTTGATAGAAATAATGACAACAGCATCGACAGTAGCACAAATGTTAATGATTACTTCAGCCAAATCATTGATTCAACGGCTGGACAGGAAAGTGTGATCTTTCTACCTAGCCCAAGTAAAATTAACCTCAACACTTTTCAGATTGCTGGCTTACCAAATGCTTCAGCTAATAGCGTTTATAGCAACTCCTTAAGGAGTGGTACAAATGCGATCGCTAATCGCATTGTAAACGTCTCCCGTTCAGGTATAGCAGCCGCTTTAAAAGCTGCGCCTGGTCAAATCACTCCCGTAATTAATGTCAACGCAAACAATACTTCTAGCTACGAAGTTAGCCAGCTATTAGGGAAACCCTTACAACTACAGGTAGCTCAAAATCCACCAGAACCACCAGAGGTGCAGACAATTGTAAATGTACCACAACCCTCACAGGTACAACAGCCAACTCCAATTGCAGCACAACAAGTACAGATACCAAATCAACCCAATCAGATCAGTTTTACCGATGTCCCGACAAACTATTGGGCAAAAGATTTTATTACTGAATTGGCGCAGCAAGAGATTATTAAAGGTTATCAAGGTCGCTTTCGACCAAACGATCCCGTCACACGGGGTGAGTTAGCTGCTATGTTGAGCCTCGCTTTGCCAAAAGCGAATATTCGCCCCGCAGTTGATTTTAAAGATGTCTCCCCAGATCAATGGGTACATTCCTATATTCTGGAAGTTTATCAAAGAGGCTTTTTTGAACTTGAGCCTGGTAACGTGGTCAACCCTAACAAAGATGTTACTCGCTTAGATGTGCTAGTGGCATTAGCTAGGGGACTCAATTATGCTCCTAGTGGCTCGGCTCAAAATATTTTGCAAGCTTATAGCGATACCTCTGCTATTCCTAGTAGCCTGCGTAATTTTGTTGCGGCTGCTACTCAAAAAGGTTTAGTCGTCAACTACCCGAATATTAAATTACTCAAACCTAATCAGATAGCCACGAGAGCGGAGGTAGCTGCTTTGATTTACCAGGGAATGGTAAGTACTGGCAAAGCTTTGGGGATCTCTTCTCCTTATATAGTGGGAGAATCAAATAAAGTCGGTCAAGCTGGTAACTCTCGTTAAGCAAAACTTACCAATATAAAAGAAAAAGGCAAAGGGAAAAAAACAATGATGGTTTTTCCTTTGCCTTTTTTGTCTAGATTTCCTAAAAATATGCACAGATATCAATTAGATAGCCCTAAACCACCTATTTTTGAGCAGATTGAAGCCGATCGCTTGCATCGCAAGCAGCGTCTAACGGCGGCACTACGTCTGTTTGCACGTTTTGGTTTAGATGATGGTATTGCTAGTACCATTACCGCCCGCGATCCCCAACTTAAAGATCATTTTTGGGTCAACCCGTGTGGAATGTCCCTGAGAAACATTCGAGTTTCTGATTTGATTCTTGTTAATACCGAAGGTAAAGCGATTGAAGGCGATAAATCTCCCCATCCAGCAATTGCTATCCACTCTCAAATCCATATTGCTAGACCTGCTGTTGTAGCCGTAGTTTATGCCCATTCAGTCTATGGGAAAAGCTGGTCAAGTCTGGGGCGAATGCTTGACCCGATTACTCATGAATCTTGTGCTTTTTATCAAGATCACAGTGTTTTTGATGACTCTACTGCTGTAGAGCTTGAATCAGAACAGGCTAAGCGTATTGCCAAAACTCTTGGAGAAGGAAAGGCAGTAATTTTACGCAACCAAGCTATGCTTACCGTTGGTCACTCGGTTGATGAGGCTGCATGGTGGTTTATCGCGATGGAGCGTGCTTGTCAGGCTCAGTTACTAGCGGAGGCTGCTGGAAATCCAGTTATACTGGCTCACGATACTGCTCGGTTAACTTACCATCAGGTGGGTACGCACTTGGTTGGCTGGTCTAACTTTCAATCACTATATAAAATGATTGTCCGACTGCAACCAGAGTTGCTGGATTAATTTATAGACGTTGAAGCAAGTTTAA includes the following:
- a CDS encoding S-layer homology domain-containing protein, whose product is MNRSYFALVGSVALATASVATNTNDPAIAGISPQIKNPANVPVEPDSSKLKQNNGVEALPLVINAVIKDAVQRTGMPNSQLSVVEVKQQTWSDGCLGLAEAGGFCTQAMVPGWSVTVTNGESRWLYRTNLSGTVVKWDAAASSIKTARVNPPVNTPPARNTQPAPLRPIQLPDQVTRQTTPPNPQVRPTPAPTPIVTRRTETPTPPATSRVTQPVVTNPRTQPSTQPQTVSSPGNFSLAIRQPSGRSPGVIARVSLKSKKGQTYAQEQLVGDFRYKINKRANFGGGVKAGDRIAVRLYNLQNKLIGYSEFEVLPEKAAVNLVVSNFPEQFPIVRTVYGVDRNNDNSIDSSTNVNDYFSQIIDSTAGQESVIFLPSPSKINLNTFQIAGLPNASANSVYSNSLRSGTNAIANRIVNVSRSGIAAALKAAPGQITPVINVNANNTSSYEVSQLLGKPLQLQVAQNPPEPPEVQTIVNVPQPSQVQQPTPIAAQQVQIPNQPNQISFTDVPTNYWAKDFITELAQQEIIKGYQGRFRPNDPVTRGELAAMLSLALPKANIRPAVDFKDVSPDQWVHSYILEVYQRGFFELEPGNVVNPNKDVTRLDVLVALARGLNYAPSGSAQNILQAYSDTSAIPSSLRNFVAAATQKGLVVNYPNIKLLKPNQIATRAEVAALIYQGMVSTGKALGISSPYIVGESNKVGQAGNSR
- a CDS encoding class II aldolase/adducin family protein → MMVFPLPFLSRFPKNMHRYQLDSPKPPIFEQIEADRLHRKQRLTAALRLFARFGLDDGIASTITARDPQLKDHFWVNPCGMSLRNIRVSDLILVNTEGKAIEGDKSPHPAIAIHSQIHIARPAVVAVVYAHSVYGKSWSSLGRMLDPITHESCAFYQDHSVFDDSTAVELESEQAKRIAKTLGEGKAVILRNQAMLTVGHSVDEAAWWFIAMERACQAQLLAEAAGNPVILAHDTARLTYHQVGTHLVGWSNFQSLYKMIVRLQPELLD